In a single window of the Elaeis guineensis isolate ETL-2024a chromosome 6, EG11, whole genome shotgun sequence genome:
- the LOC105034986 gene encoding pentatricopeptide repeat-containing protein At5g03800 codes for MATAISNPFIPFTALPPFARRKRPFQPRHSSQTSFPLHSTSLSPFIQPNKTPNLSLSSLPLLPPPLGNTQNPELDLFHDDRRLRHLLRHLLRLAADYRDLALGKAVHAVVVKVGDRADDDTPLANALISMYLKLGRLADARKAFECLPCPDVASFTALVSGYAKCGCEAEAVDLFCRMRLSGIDPNQFSFVAILTDCIRQANSQLGAQVHALAVKTYHCSCVHVSNALVGMYVKCGRVDAAVQLFGDMPERDVSSWNTVILGMIEDCRYHEAFELFHDMQINGYHGDHFTLSTLLSASAESFAYAEGEAIHAYALKTGLELELSVGNALIGLYSKFGGVEDVVDVFQGMPVRDVISWTGMLSGFMEFGLVESAVEVFDQMPERNCISYSALLAGFCKNGEGYQGLKLFQQILEDRMEISDITLTSAINACAMVSDRKQSEQIHAFMVKVGCESNDWIEAALIDMCSKCGRMEDAQKMFGTSVHNRTFSMSWTSLICAHAKNGQPDEAISLFHVMLKRDGMVHMDEFMLATVLGVCGTLGFGVLGKQIHGFVAKSGMSSDLAVENAIFSMYAKCGNLVDAITFFDQMPRHDVVSWNALITAHLLHRQGDSALDVWANMADLGVKPDSITFYLIFSACKYTSSNSVSTCQRLFCSMGSAYDIEPTSEHYAAMVDVLGFWGSFNEAKRLIKSMPFKADASIWRALLDNCRLRSNLSLGRQAVQHLLALEPQDPSTYILVSNLYSASGRWHCSDKVRDEMRGKGFCKHPARSWTIHQNAVHSFFARDRSHPQNKDIYSGLDILILECMKAGYQPDTSFVLHEVEEYQKKHFLFYHSAKLAVMYGILMTGPGQPVRIVKNIRLCGDCHAFMNYVSTVTGREISVRDATGFHNFKRGKCSCGDYW; via the coding sequence ATGGCCACTGCCATCTCAAATCCCTTCATCCCCTTCACCGCACTGCCCCCCTTCGCCCGTAGAAAACGTCCTTTCCAACCCCGCCACTCTTCTCAGACTTCTTTCCCTCTCCactccacctctctctctcccttcattCAACCCAACAAAACCCCGAACCTCTCCTTATCCTCTCTCCCCCTTCTCCCGCCACCCCTCGGCAACACCCAAAACCCGGAACTCGATCTCTTCCACGATGACCGCCGCCTCCGCCACCTCCTCCGCCACCTCCTCCGCCTCGCCGCCGACTATCGCGACCTCGCCCTCGGGAAAGCCGTCCACGCCGTCGTCGTCAAGGTCGGAGACCGCGCCGATGACGACACGCCCCTCGCCAACGCCCTCATCTCCATGTACCTCAAGCTCGGCCGCCTCGCTGACGCCCGCAAGGCGTTCGAATGCTTGCCGTGCCCTGACGTCGCCTCTTTCACAGCCCTCGTCTCCGGCTACGCCAAATGCGGTTGCGAGGCGGAGGCGGTCGACCTGTTCTGCCGAATGCGGCTGTCGGGCATCGACCCAAATCAATTCAGCTTCGTCGCCATCTTGACTGATTGCATTCGTCAGGCGAATTCTCAATTGGGGGCTCAAGTTCACGCCTTGGCGGTCAAAACCTACCACTGTTCTTGCGTGCATGTCTCCAATGCTCTGGTTGGGATGTATGTGAAGTGTGGCCGTGTTGATGCTGCTGTCCAATTGTTTGGTGATATGCCCGAGAGAGATGTGTCATCGTGGAATACAGTTATTTTGGGCATGATCGAGGACTGTCGATATCATGAAGCATTCGAGCTGTTTCATGATATGCAAATCAATGGATATCATGGCGACCATTTCACTCTGTCAACCCTACTTAGTGCTTCTGCAGAGAGTTTCGCCTATGCTGAAGGGGAGGCTATCCATGCATACGCTCTTAAAACTGGGTTGGAGTTGGAGTTGAGCGTAGGCAATGCTCTCATAGGGCTCTACAGTAAGTTTGGTGGTGTAGAAGATGTGGTTGATGTGTTTCAGGGGATGCCGGTAAGGGATGTGATATCATGGACCGGAATGCTTAGCGGGTTTATGGAATTTGGTTTAGTGGAGTCGGCTGTGGAGGTCTTTGATCAAATGCCTGAGAGAAATTGCATCTCATATAGTGCTCTCTTAGCTGGGTTTTGCAAGAATGGTGAAGGTTATCAGGGGCTAAAATTGTTTCAGCAGATTTTGGAGGATAGAATGGAGATTTCAGATATCACTCTGACAAGTGCCATTAATGCTTGTGCGATGGTCTCAGATAGGAAGCAGAGTGAGCAGATTCATGCATTCATGGTTAAGGTCGGTTGCGAGTCGAATGATTGGATCGAAGCAGCTCTGATAGACATGTGCTCCAAATGTGGTAGAATGGAAGATGCTCAGAAGATGTTTGGAACTTCGGTTCATAATAGAACCTTTTCAATGTCCTGGACTTCTCTTATATGTGCCCATGCTAAAAATGGGCAGCCAGATGAGGCTATATCTCTTTTTCATGTGATGttaaagagagatggcatggtTCACATGGATGAATTCATGTTAGCCACAGTCCTTGGAGTCTGTGGAACCTTGGGATTTGGTGTCCTGGGAAAGCAAATCCATGGTTTTGTTGCTAAATCTGGGATGTCATCTGATCTTGCAGTAGAGAATGCAATCTTCAGCATGTATGCTAAGTGCGGCAACTTGGTGGATGCTATTACTTTCTTTGACCAAATGCCTAGACATGATGTAGTGTCATGGAATGCATTGATCACTGCTCATCTTCTTCACCGTCAAGGTGACAGTGCTTTGGATGTGTGGGCTAACATGGCGGACTTGGGTGTAAAGCCTGATTCCATCACCTTCTAtttgatcttttcagcttgcaaaTATACTAGCTCAAACTCAGTCAGTACTTGTCAAAGACTGTTTTGCTCTATGGGAAGTGCCTATGACATCGAGCCAACTTCTGAGCACTATGCTGCCATGGTTGATGTCTTAGGTTTTTGGGGTAGCTTCAATGAAGCTAAAAGGTTAATAAAGAGCATGCCTTTCAAAGCTGATGCATCCATTTGGCGAGCTTTACTTGACAATTGTAGATTGCGCTCAAATCTGAGTCTGGGAAGACAGGCTGTGCAGCACCTCCTTGCTTTGGAACCACAAGATCCAtcaacctacatccttgtatcaAATCTTTACTCTGCTTCTGGGAGATGGCATTGCTCGGATAAGGTAAGGGATGAGATGCGGGGAAAGGGCTTTTGCAAGCATCCTGCACGAAGCTGGACCATTCATCAGAATGCAGTGCATTCATTCTTTGCAAGGGATAGATCACATCCACAGAACAAAGACATCTATAGTGGATTGGATATACTGATCCTGGAGTGTATGAAGGCTGGGTATCAACCAGATACAAGCTTTGTGCTACATGAGGTGGAAGAATACCAGAAGAAACACTTCCTCTTTTATCACAG